A single window of Thiomicrorhabdus immobilis DNA harbors:
- a CDS encoding SDR family NAD(P)-dependent oxidoreductase translates to MKNQVALITGASTGIGKATAQKLALEGVKLILLARREPLLKTLQAELSELTDCHIIACDINDHKTLLTELNQLPENFRNIDILINNAGLALGLNPAHETDWLDWQTMINTNCLSLAFLTRQILPGLVERNHGHIINIGSIAGSYAYKGANVYGATKAFVEQFSSNLRSDLLGTAIRVTNLEPGMLNESEFSLVRFKGDESRADDVYAGLTPLNAEDVAETIRWILTQPAHVNINRIEIMPVHQALAGPTTIKNL, encoded by the coding sequence ATGAAAAATCAAGTTGCTTTAATTACCGGCGCCTCAACAGGAATAGGCAAAGCCACCGCGCAAAAACTGGCTTTGGAAGGGGTAAAACTGATTCTACTTGCCCGCAGAGAACCCCTGTTAAAAACCTTGCAAGCAGAATTATCCGAGCTAACGGATTGCCATATTATCGCTTGTGACATCAATGACCACAAAACACTCCTGACTGAATTGAACCAGCTTCCGGAAAACTTTCGGAACATTGACATCTTAATCAACAACGCGGGTTTGGCTTTGGGGCTGAATCCGGCTCATGAAACCGATTGGTTAGACTGGCAAACGATGATTAACACCAACTGCCTTTCTTTGGCCTTTTTGACCCGTCAAATCTTACCAGGCCTGGTAGAACGCAATCATGGCCATATTATCAACATTGGTTCTATTGCCGGCAGTTACGCTTATAAAGGCGCCAATGTGTACGGCGCAACCAAGGCGTTTGTCGAACAGTTTTCAAGCAATTTACGTTCGGATTTATTAGGTACGGCGATTAGGGTGACCAACCTAGAACCTGGCATGTTGAATGAGAGTGAATTCTCTTTGGTGCGTTTTAAAGGTGATGAAAGCCGAGCCGACGATGTTTATGCCGGGTTAACCCCTCTCAATGCGGAAGACGTCGCCGAAACCATTCGCTGGATTTTAACCCAGCCAGCCCATGTTAATATTAACCGCATAGAAATCATGCCCGTACATCAAGCTTTAGCGGGCCCGACCACAATCAAAAACCTTTAA